Within the Candidatus Binatia bacterium genome, the region TGGCTCTAACGATCGGCTTCACTTGCGCGCCCATTGCGCTCGCGCAAGGCGTGACGGTGAACGTCAACGGACGGCCGCTCCAACTCAGTCCGGGCCCCATCGAGCGCGCGGGGCGCGTCTACGTTCCGCTGCGCGGAATCTTCGAACGCCTCGGCGCGTCGGTCGTCTACGCGTCGGGCACGATCAACGCGACGAGAGGCAGCGCGACGATCTCGCTGCAGATCGGTTCGACGCAGGCGACGGTCAACGGCCAAACCCAGGCGCTCGATGCCGCACCGTTCATCGTCGGCTCGACGACGTACGTCCCGCTGCGATTCGTCGCGCAGTCGCTCGGCGCGACGGTCGGGTACGAGTCGTCCACGCAGATCGTGTCGATCGAATTGGCGCACGCGGCGCCTCCGCCGAATCCGCCTCCCCCTCCGCGGCCGCCGCCGAATCCACCGCCGCCCGTGCGTCTGCGCGCTCAGCAACCCGCGCCGCAATCGTCGACGACGAATCGCTTCGCGCTCATCGCGGCCGAGTTCGCACCGAGCGTCTCCGCTGCAAGCGTGCGCGTGTGGCTCGATGGAGGCAACGTGACGTCGCGCTGCGGCATCTCGGCAACGGGCTTCTCGTACAAACCGCCCGCGCCGTACGATTTCGGCGCCCACACCATCCGCGTCTCCGGGCGCGGACCGGGCGGCGCGCCGTTCGATCGCTCGTGGTCGTTTACGGTTCGCCGCGAGGCGATCACGATCGCGATCTACGAACCGCCGGCAAACGCTCCCGTCGGACGCACGTTCACGATCTCCGGTAACACCGTTGCGAACGCGAAGGTGCGCGTGACCGCCGGTCCGTCGCCTTCGTCGTCGGGCCAGTTCAGCGGCGAGACGACCGCGGGGCCGAAGGGGAACTTCAAGATCCGCGTCACGCTCACGACGCTGCTCGGCCAACAGGGCGTGACCGTAAAGGTTCGGGCCGCCGATCCGGCGACGAACCAGAGCGCGGAGACGATTCTCCGGCTGCGCCTCAACGTATAGATTACGTAGCGAGACCGAGAGCGAGGATAATAGCCGCTTAAGAATCGC harbors:
- a CDS encoding stalk domain-containing protein, whose amino-acid sequence is MPATAVRASAALLALTIGFTCAPIALAQGVTVNVNGRPLQLSPGPIERAGRVYVPLRGIFERLGASVVYASGTINATRGSATISLQIGSTQATVNGQTQALDAAPFIVGSTTYVPLRFVAQSLGATVGYESSTQIVSIELAHAAPPPNPPPPPRPPPNPPPPVRLRAQQPAPQSSTTNRFALIAAEFAPSVSAASVRVWLDGGNVTSRCGISATGFSYKPPAPYDFGAHTIRVSGRGPGGAPFDRSWSFTVRREAITIAIYEPPANAPVGRTFTISGNTVANAKVRVTAGPSPSSSGQFSGETTAGPKGNFKIRVTLTTLLGQQGVTVKVRAADPATNQSAETILRLRLNV